One Ostrea edulis chromosome 2, xbOstEdul1.1, whole genome shotgun sequence genomic region harbors:
- the LOC125681421 gene encoding vitamin D3 receptor B-like isoform X4 — MLCRVIRGRCEGRCDITVESRSFCKKCRLAKCFTVGMRKDMILNDEQKQVRKQKIIINKLRKHGQLPPEDTYAATQQDVNDSLNDHLRSQTLHNLQISFPNLSDKELGVLMKMKTESFTNVKFASPDIKYPSWNESKEVVAEIIATLPEIDQCILNELMIAHEQSSFLANTTTQIKAPPTNATEFVNLAEGFVRRIIKVAKNIEFFKMISKEDQISLLKGSVVEIMMLRSAINYDVQTESWSFSTMKCLTKTPTPSSSSDSLSQMSGTSPSTALQGGTISQGMGALSEMGKMEGLSKEEDLKRLKEMMKSRMEGGGGKSSDTEGKVSADILKMGGSETYNMFLTYSKFIKSLMRTIHGDLLALKLLIMMSLFSADRQGVQEHDKIQQIQECYAGILQKYVQKRFPEDKIMFAKIVMKLTDLRNINEVHTKMLLKMKVDSIEPLLIEIFDLPNE, encoded by the exons GTGATTCGTGGGCGGTGTGAAGGAAGGTGTGACATCACAGTGGAGTCAAGGTCGTTCTGCAAAAAATGCCGCTTGGCCAAGTGTTTCACTGTTGGCATGAGGAAAGACATGATATTAA ATGATGAACAGAAACAagtaagaaaacaaaaaatcatcATCAACAAGTTACGAAAACATGGTCAACTTCCTCCGGAGGATACCTACGCTGCCACACAACAGGATGTCAATGACTCCTTAAACGATCATTTACGTTCACAAACACTTCATAATCTGCAGATTTCTTTCCCGAATTTGTCTGACAAAGAGCTGGGTGTCCTGATGAAAATGAAGACCGAATCATTTACCAATGTTAAATTTGCTTCACCAGACATCAAATATCCAAGCTGGAATGAATCAAAGGAGGTTGTGGCCGAAATCATAGCAACCTTGCCCGAGATTGATCAATGTATACTCAACGAGTTGATGATTGCTCACGAGCAGAGCTCCTTCTTGGCAAACACTACAACTCAAATAAAGGCTCCACCCACAAATGCTACAGAGTTTGTGAACTTAGCTGAGGGATTTGTGAGAAGGATTATCAAGGTGGCTAAAAACATAGAATTCTTTAAAATGATTAGTAAAGAGGATCAAATTTCCTTGCTTAAGGGCTCAGTGGTAGAAATTATGATGCTGCGATCAGCAATTAACTATGATGTTCAAACGGAGTCGTGGAGTTTCAGCACCATGAAGTGTTTGACAAAGACCCCCACCCCATCATCAAGTTCTGATTCATTGTCTCAAATGAGTGGAACCTCTCCTTCAACAGCGTTACAAGGTGGAACAATTTCCCAGGGAATGGGAGCACTATCTGAAATGGGGAAAATGGAGGGATTATCGAAGGAAGAGGATTTGAAGAGATTGAAAGAGATGATGAAGTCGCGGATGGAAGGGGGAGGTGGAAAGAGTAGTGACACCGAGGGGAAAGTCAGTGCAGATATTCTGAAAATGGGAGGATCTGAAACCTATAACATGTTCTTGACTTATTCCAAGTTCATCAAGTCTCTGATGAGAACAATACATGGGGATCTATTGGCATTGAAGCTTCTGATCATGATGTCTCTGTTCTCAGCAGACAGACAAGGTGTTCAGGAACACGACAAAATTCAACAGATCCAAGAGTGCTATGCTGGAATTctacaaaaatatgtacagaAGAGATTTCCAGAGGACAAAATCATGTTCGCCAAAATTGTTATGAAATTGACAGATCTTCGGAACATTAACGAAGTACATACGAAAATGTTGCTCAAAATGAAAGTGGACAGTATAGAACCTTTGTTGATAGAAATATTCGATTTGCCAAATGAATGA